ACACGCGCTGCTGTAGCTCAGTTGGTAGAGCACGTCCTTGGTAAGGACGAGGTCAAGGGTTCAAGTCCCTTCAGCAGCTTTTGGGTTTCGCGGAACGTGAGTTTCGCTGGTTTCGACAAGTACAAGTCTTTCATCGTTGGCATGAATTAATAGGTAGGAGCAAGAATGGCCAAGGCAAATTTTGAACGTACCAAGCCGCACGTCAACGTAGGCACGATCGGCCACATCGATCACGGCAAGACCACGACCACCGGCGCGATTCTCGCCGTGCAGGCCGCCAAGGGCCTGGCGTTGAAGAAGTCGTATTCCGATATCG
This genomic stretch from Planctomycetota bacterium harbors:
- a CDS encoding elongation factor Tu, which gives rise to MAKANFERTKPHVNVGTIGHIDHGKTTTTGAILAVQAAKGLALKKSYSDI